One segment of Cetobacterium sp. NK01 DNA contains the following:
- a CDS encoding ABC transporter ATP-binding protein — MEKINELDRKIMGFFKNKSLKTFLKYSLKYKTAMLGVILLSTVTSLMSAVPAWLSKYLIDDVLVKKNAKMMMIVIGAIFASTILKVITNYFADISSGYITEKIRRDIKIDVFSHLQKLPIAYFKQNKLGDLMARLSGDSTTLGRIGFMLFDMLKEFVTVIALLFRMFQVDFILALISLTVLPAILSMVKKYTKKIRKSGRVRQDTVGDVTAFVQEALSGISVIKGFNRSDKIIDKYMDVTQEEFDKIYKTTKIKAKISPINEVLATIMILLVAGYGGYQIIVAETMTPGDLISFITAIGLMQQPLKTLIKRNSELQEALPSADRVIEILDVELEPDHIGDTVKEVPETINTIDFIDVDFKYDDGDEKVLKNFNLNVKAGEVIALVGKSGSGKTTLVNLLPRYYDITSGSIKINNIDIREISLQKYRNHIGIVPQETFLFSGTIGENIGFGKDNVSEEEIIKAAKMANAYNFIMELPNQFETEVGERGVLLSGGQKQRIAIARALIQNPSIMILDEATSALDTESERLVQEALDTLMKGRTTFVIAHRLSTIINADKIVVMENGEIKEVGTHQKLLENNGIYRKLYEIQFGKIEPIETVDLIETQKLEELEQYI; from the coding sequence ATGGAAAAAATTAATGAATTAGATAGGAAAATAATGGGGTTTTTTAAAAATAAATCTTTAAAAACTTTCTTAAAATATAGTTTGAAATATAAAACAGCTATGTTAGGAGTAATATTATTATCTACTGTAACATCTTTGATGAGTGCAGTGCCTGCATGGTTAAGTAAATATTTAATAGATGATGTTTTAGTGAAAAAAAATGCAAAAATGATGATGATTGTTATTGGAGCTATTTTTGCATCTACTATTTTGAAAGTTATAACAAACTATTTTGCAGATATTTCATCAGGATATATAACAGAAAAAATAAGAAGAGATATTAAAATAGATGTATTCTCACATTTACAAAAGTTACCGATAGCTTATTTTAAACAAAATAAGTTAGGGGATTTAATGGCTAGACTTTCAGGAGATTCAACAACTCTTGGAAGAATAGGATTTATGTTATTTGATATGTTAAAAGAGTTTGTAACTGTAATAGCACTTTTATTTAGAATGTTTCAAGTTGATTTTATATTAGCGTTAATATCTTTAACAGTTTTACCAGCTATACTTTCTATGGTAAAAAAATATACTAAAAAAATTAGAAAATCAGGTAGGGTTAGACAAGATACAGTTGGAGATGTAACAGCATTTGTTCAAGAAGCTTTGTCAGGTATATCTGTTATAAAAGGATTTAATAGAAGTGATAAAATTATAGATAAATATATGGATGTAACTCAAGAAGAGTTTGATAAAATTTATAAAACTACAAAAATTAAAGCTAAAATATCACCAATTAATGAGGTCTTAGCAACAATAATGATTCTTTTAGTTGCAGGATATGGAGGTTATCAAATAATAGTAGCAGAAACTATGACTCCTGGAGATTTAATATCATTTATAACTGCTATTGGACTTATGCAGCAACCTTTAAAAACATTAATTAAAAGAAATAGTGAACTACAAGAAGCTTTACCATCTGCAGATAGAGTAATTGAAATTTTAGATGTGGAATTAGAACCAGACCATATAGGAGATACAGTAAAAGAGGTTCCAGAAACTATAAATACAATTGATTTTATAGATGTAGATTTTAAATATGATGATGGAGATGAGAAGGTTCTTAAAAATTTTAACTTAAATGTTAAAGCAGGAGAAGTTATAGCTTTAGTTGGAAAAAGCGGAAGCGGAAAAACTACTTTAGTAAATTTATTACCAAGATACTATGATATAACTTCAGGAAGTATAAAAATAAATAATATAGATATAAGAGAGATATCATTACAAAAATATAGAAATCATATAGGGATAGTGCCTCAAGAAACATTTTTATTTAGTGGAACTATAGGAGAAAATATAGGATTTGGAAAAGATAATGTTTCTGAAGAAGAGATAATAAAAGCGGCTAAAATGGCAAATGCATATAATTTTATAATGGAATTACCAAATCAATTTGAAACAGAAGTTGGAGAAAGAGGAGTTTTATTATCTGGAGGACAAAAACAAAGAATAGCTATAGCTAGAGCACTTATACAAAATCCAAGTATAATGATTTTAGATGAAGCCACATCTGCTCTAGATACTGAATCAGAGAGATTGGTTCAGGAAGCTTTAGATACACTTATGAAAGGAAGAACAACTTTTGTTATAGCTCATAGATTGTCCACAATAATAAATGCTGATAAAATTGTTGTAATGGAGAATGGAGAGATAAAAGAGGTTGGAACTCATCAAAAATTACTAGAAAATAACGGAATATACAGAAAGCTTTATGAAATTCAATTTGGGAAGATAGAACCAATAGAAACAGTGGATTTAATTGAAACTCAAAAACTGGAAGAGTTAGAGCAGTATATATAG
- the lpxB gene encoding lipid-A-disaccharide synthase, with the protein MKIFVSTGEVSGDLHLSYLVREAKELDKNVEFYGVAGKHSKDAGVNVIQDIDELAIMGFTEAIKKYSYLKEKAQEYLNFIKEQNIKKVIMVDYGGFNLKFLELLKKEIKDIEIFYYIPPKLWIWGEKRIDKLKLADHIMVIFPWEVDFYKKHNVNAIYYGNPFTERYKKIDRTGDKILLLPGSRKQEIKSLIPDFMNLVKKNPNEKYLLKLSSKEHLKWIDENLADLKNLEICYDISLNKSVKESKIAIAASGTVTLELALLGIPTIVVYKTSFINYVIAKYILKVGFVSLPNLTLNEEVFPELLQKRCNSVEIEKSMKTVLENLDSVQEKIQRIREKLSGVDITKRYAEFLLKGK; encoded by the coding sequence ATGAAAATATTTGTTTCAACAGGAGAGGTATCTGGAGATTTACATTTATCCTATTTGGTAAGAGAAGCTAAAGAGTTAGATAAAAATGTGGAGTTCTATGGAGTTGCTGGAAAGCACTCTAAAGATGCTGGAGTTAATGTAATTCAAGATATTGATGAGTTAGCTATTATGGGATTTACAGAAGCTATAAAAAAATATAGCTACCTAAAAGAGAAAGCTCAAGAATATCTTAATTTTATAAAAGAACAAAATATCAAAAAAGTAATAATGGTAGATTATGGAGGATTTAATCTTAAATTTTTAGAACTTTTAAAAAAAGAGATAAAAGATATTGAAATTTTTTACTATATTCCTCCAAAACTTTGGATTTGGGGAGAGAAAAGAATTGATAAACTAAAATTAGCTGACCATATTATGGTTATTTTTCCTTGGGAAGTTGATTTTTATAAAAAACATAATGTAAATGCGATTTACTATGGAAATCCATTTACAGAGAGATATAAAAAAATAGATAGAACTGGAGACAAAATTTTATTGCTTCCAGGTAGTAGAAAACAGGAGATAAAATCTTTAATACCTGATTTCATGAATCTTGTAAAAAAGAATCCAAATGAGAAATATCTTCTAAAACTTTCTTCAAAAGAGCATTTAAAGTGGATAGATGAAAACTTAGCAGATTTAAAAAATTTAGAAATTTGTTATGATATATCTTTAAATAAAAGTGTTAAAGAGAGTAAAATTGCGATAGCTGCATCAGGAACAGTTACTTTAGAGCTAGCTTTACTAGGTATTCCAACAATAGTAGTTTATAAAACTAGTTTTATAAATTATGTAATAGCTAAATATATTTTAAAAGTTGGTTTTGTATCTTTACCAAATTTAACTTTAAATGAAGAGGTTTTTCCAGAGTTATTACAAAAAAGATGTAACTCTGTGGAAATAGAAAAAAGTATGAAAACTGTTTTAGAAAATTTAGACTCTGTTCAAGAAAAAATTCAACGAATAAGAGAGAAGCTTTCTGGAGTAGATATTACAAAAAGATATGCTGAATTTTTATTGAAAGGAAAATAA
- a CDS encoding LpxI family protein, with translation MKKVGIIVGNGKLPLYFLKEAEARGIEVYLIGLFDTIEEEIKKHKNYRDFNIGEIGEITRYLLLNEIKEVVMLGKVEKSILFKEMKLDYFGEKLMEKLPDKKDETLLFGVISFLRLNKIKVLPQNHLLGSMMFNEKCYTKNVPSSDDSKTIKIGIEAAKALSEIDAGQTVVCKDSSVVALEGIEGTDKTIERAGEYAGENCIIIKMARPQQDMRVDIPAIGIETINRAIEIKAKGIVAEANKMLFLDMKNCIELAERNNIFIIGVKI, from the coding sequence ATGAAAAAAGTTGGAATAATAGTAGGTAACGGTAAGTTACCTCTATATTTCCTTAAAGAAGCGGAAGCTCGAGGGATAGAGGTATACTTAATAGGACTTTTTGATACCATTGAAGAAGAGATAAAAAAGCATAAAAACTATAGAGATTTTAATATTGGAGAAATTGGAGAGATTACAAGATATTTATTATTAAATGAAATAAAAGAAGTTGTTATGCTTGGAAAAGTTGAAAAATCAATACTGTTTAAAGAGATGAAACTAGATTATTTTGGTGAGAAATTAATGGAAAAGCTTCCAGATAAAAAAGACGAGACTCTTTTATTTGGAGTTATATCTTTTTTAAGACTAAATAAGATAAAAGTTTTACCTCAAAATCACTTATTAGGAAGTATGATGTTTAATGAAAAATGTTATACCAAAAATGTTCCATCTTCAGATGATAGTAAAACAATAAAAATAGGAATAGAAGCAGCTAAAGCATTAAGTGAAATAGATGCTGGACAGACAGTTGTGTGTAAAGATTCCTCTGTTGTTGCATTAGAAGGTATTGAAGGTACAGATAAAACTATTGAAAGAGCTGGAGAGTATGCAGGAGAGAATTGTATAATCATAAAAATGGCAAGACCTCAGCAAGATATGAGAGTAGATATACCTGCAATAGGAATAGAAACAATTAATAGAGCAATTGAAATAAAAGCTAAAGGGATAGTAGCTGAAGCAAATAAAATGTTATTTTTAGATATGAAAAATTGCATTGAGTTAGCAGAAAGAAATAATATCTTTATTATTGGAGTGAAAATATGA
- the lpxA gene encoding acyl-ACP--UDP-N-acetylglucosamine O-acyltransferase, protein MIEIHSTAIVEDGAILEPEVKIGPFCIVGKDVKIGKGTVLQSHVVVEGITEIGENNTIYSFVSIGKASQDLKYKGEPTKTIIGDNNSIREFVTIHRGTDDRWETRIGSNNLLMAYVHVAHDVIVGNNCILANGVTLAGHVTVDDFAIVGGLTPVHQFCRIGSYSMTGGGSAINQDICPFVMAEGNKAVIRGLNTVGLRRKGFTEEDRSNLKKAYRIIFRNGNPLKDALVELENEFPNDKNIKYLVEFIKTSNRGITR, encoded by the coding sequence GTGATTGAAATTCATAGCACTGCTATAGTTGAGGATGGAGCAATACTGGAACCAGAAGTAAAGATAGGTCCTTTCTGTATAGTAGGAAAAGACGTAAAAATTGGTAAAGGTACAGTATTACAATCTCATGTTGTAGTTGAAGGAATAACTGAAATTGGAGAAAACAATACAATTTATTCATTTGTTTCTATTGGAAAAGCTTCACAAGATCTAAAGTATAAAGGTGAACCAACAAAAACTATAATTGGAGATAATAATAGTATTAGAGAGTTTGTAACAATTCATAGAGGAACGGATGATAGATGGGAAACAAGAATTGGAAGTAATAATCTATTGATGGCTTATGTACATGTTGCTCACGACGTTATTGTTGGTAATAATTGTATATTAGCAAATGGAGTTACTTTAGCAGGTCATGTTACAGTAGATGATTTTGCTATAGTTGGTGGATTGACTCCAGTACATCAATTTTGTAGAATAGGATCTTATTCTATGACTGGTGGAGGAAGTGCAATAAACCAAGATATTTGTCCATTTGTTATGGCTGAAGGAAATAAAGCTGTTATAAGAGGATTGAATACAGTAGGACTTAGAAGAAAAGGATTTACTGAGGAAGACCGTTCGAACTTAAAAAAGGCATATAGAATTATATTCAGAAATGGAAACCCTTTAAAAGATGCTTTAGTTGAACTTGAAAATGAATTTCCTAATGATAAAAATATAAAATATCTTGTAGAATTTATAAAAACTAGTAATAGGGGGATTACAAGATAA
- the fabZ gene encoding 3-hydroxyacyl-ACP dehydratase FabZ has product MLDVMEIMKRIPHRYPFLLVDRVLEMDKEAQKIRGLKNVTVNEEFFNGHFPGHPIMPGVLIVEGMAQCLGVLVLDDTEGKVPYFAAIENVKFKAPVRPGDQLIYEVQVDKLRRNIVKATGVAKVDDKVVTEASFTFTIMEK; this is encoded by the coding sequence ATGTTAGATGTTATGGAGATAATGAAAAGAATACCACACAGATATCCGTTTTTATTAGTTGATAGAGTTTTAGAGATGGATAAAGAAGCGCAAAAAATAAGAGGATTAAAAAACGTAACTGTAAATGAGGAGTTTTTTAATGGACATTTTCCAGGACATCCAATTATGCCAGGAGTTTTAATAGTTGAGGGAATGGCTCAATGTTTAGGTGTATTAGTTCTGGATGATACAGAGGGAAAAGTGCCTTATTTTGCTGCGATAGAGAATGTTAAATTTAAAGCTCCAGTTAGACCAGGAGATCAATTAATATATGAAGTTCAAGTTGATAAATTAAGAAGAAACATAGTTAAAGCTACAGGAGTAGCAAAAGTAGATGATAAAGTGGTTACAGAGGCATCATTTACATTTACTATTATGGAAAAATAG
- the lpxC gene encoding UDP-3-O-acyl-N-acetylglucosamine deacetylase, with amino-acid sequence MKRKTLNKEVQYNGIGLHKGEEIKMKLIPSKDGGIIFKRVDLEDGKNIITMAIENTFDLTRGTNLKNEFGATVYTIEHFLSALYVTGITDLIIELDGNELPIGDGSAKVFLEVMENAGIINLDEEVKEIEIKEPLNLTVGDKHIIALPFDGYKITYTIKFDHTFLKSQMLEVVVDLDSYKNEIANARTFGFDYEIDYLKKNNLALGGTLENAIVIKKDGVLNPDGLRYSDEFVRHKILDLIGDLKVLNRPIKGHIIAIKAGHALDIEFAKLLKKQEEKIC; translated from the coding sequence ATGAAGAGAAAAACTCTTAATAAAGAAGTTCAATATAATGGAATTGGCTTACATAAGGGAGAAGAAATAAAAATGAAGTTAATTCCTTCTAAAGATGGTGGAATAATCTTTAAAAGAGTGGATTTAGAAGATGGAAAAAATATAATTACAATGGCAATAGAAAATACATTTGATTTAACAAGAGGAACAAATTTAAAAAATGAATTTGGAGCAACAGTTTATACAATTGAACATTTTTTATCTGCTTTATATGTAACTGGAATTACAGATTTAATAATAGAGTTAGATGGAAATGAACTTCCAATTGGTGATGGGAGTGCAAAAGTTTTTCTAGAGGTTATGGAGAATGCAGGTATAATAAATTTAGATGAAGAGGTTAAAGAGATTGAAATAAAAGAACCTCTAAATTTAACTGTCGGTGATAAACATATCATAGCATTACCATTTGATGGATATAAGATAACATATACTATAAAATTTGATCATACATTTTTAAAAAGTCAAATGCTAGAAGTTGTTGTAGATTTAGATTCATATAAAAATGAAATAGCAAATGCTAGAACTTTTGGATTTGATTATGAAATAGATTATTTGAAAAAAAATAATTTAGCATTGGGTGGAACATTAGAAAATGCTATTGTTATAAAAAAAGATGGAGTTTTAAATCCAGATGGTTTAAGATATAGCGATGAATTTGTAAGACATAAAATATTAGATTTAATAGGAGATTTAAAAGTTTTAAATAGACCTATAAAAGGACACATAATAGCTATTAAAGCAGGACATGCTTTAGATATAGAGTTTGCAAAATTACTTAAAAAGCAGGAGGAAAAAATATGTTAG
- a CDS encoding ATP-dependent helicase, giving the protein MSILDKLNEKQREAAQKIQGPLLILAGAGSGKTRTITYRIAHMINEKGISPYKILAVTFTNKAAREMRERVELLIGDDAHKAMISTFHSFGVRLLRVYGDKLGYNANFTIYDTDDQKRVVRGIMKELVVNDKSLTEGAVVSIISKLKENGVTVSDYEKENRFDANYKIVLECYRRYNSILKENNGMDFSDILVNLHKLLEIPEVLEKLQEKFQYIMVDEYQDTNNIQYNIITKIASKYRNICVVGDENQSIYGFRGANIKNILDFEKEYKDALVVKLEENYRSTSAILTAANEVIKNNKTARDKNLWTKKPQGELITVKECLDGREEVNYIIEEIVKRKNMGKNYKEFTILYRTNAQSRLFEEGLLKYNIPYKVFGGMQFYQRAEIKDIVAYLTVINNPQDTINLNRIINVPKRKIGDKSIEKIRDYSNEMEISMFEALGKGTEIPGLTSGVKIALDELYTILNDLIDLSREGSVSEVFDELIKRIGYFSYLNASYGVEAEGRIENVEELKNSIVELEKTVDFLTLREYLENISLVSATDELEGEADYIKLMTIHNSKGLEFPVVFLTGVEDDIFPGSKKVLFNPEELEEERRLCYVAITRAEEKLYISHAKSRFVYGEFLTKIKSRFIEELPEEVLERVEKPSETLPKSRISSETKKITGFKNIIDAEDLKKMKNISNSPFAMGEKVIHTKFGLGKVIEISEKKIGVQFVDGKKDIAIVLATKFLTKA; this is encoded by the coding sequence ATGAGTATATTAGATAAATTAAATGAAAAACAAAGAGAAGCAGCTCAAAAAATCCAAGGACCACTTCTAATTTTAGCAGGAGCAGGATCTGGAAAAACTAGAACGATAACTTATAGAATAGCGCATATGATAAATGAAAAAGGAATTTCTCCATATAAAATTTTAGCTGTTACATTTACTAATAAAGCAGCAAGAGAGATGAGAGAAAGAGTTGAACTTTTAATAGGTGATGATGCACATAAAGCTATGATCTCAACATTTCACTCATTTGGAGTTAGATTGTTAAGAGTATATGGAGATAAATTAGGTTATAATGCAAATTTTACAATTTATGATACAGATGACCAAAAAAGAGTTGTGAGAGGTATCATGAAAGAATTAGTTGTCAATGATAAATCTTTAACTGAGGGTGCAGTAGTTTCTATAATATCGAAACTAAAAGAGAATGGTGTAACTGTTTCTGATTATGAAAAAGAAAATAGATTTGATGCTAATTATAAAATAGTTTTAGAATGTTATAGAAGATATAATAGTATTTTAAAAGAAAATAATGGTATGGATTTTTCAGATATTTTAGTAAATCTTCATAAATTATTAGAAATTCCAGAGGTATTAGAAAAACTACAAGAAAAATTTCAATACATAATGGTGGATGAATACCAAGATACAAACAATATACAATATAATATTATAACAAAAATAGCTTCTAAATACAGAAATATATGTGTAGTTGGAGATGAGAATCAAAGTATATATGGATTTAGAGGAGCTAATATAAAAAATATTCTTGATTTTGAAAAAGAGTATAAAGACGCTCTAGTAGTTAAATTAGAAGAAAATTATCGTTCAACATCAGCTATCTTAACTGCAGCAAATGAAGTTATAAAAAATAATAAAACTGCAAGAGATAAAAATTTATGGACAAAAAAACCTCAAGGTGAACTAATAACTGTAAAAGAGTGTTTAGATGGACGTGAAGAGGTAAACTATATAATTGAAGAAATTGTAAAAAGAAAAAATATGGGAAAAAACTATAAAGAATTTACAATTTTATATAGAACAAATGCACAATCAAGACTTTTTGAAGAAGGATTATTAAAATATAATATTCCATATAAAGTATTTGGTGGAATGCAATTTTATCAAAGAGCAGAGATTAAAGATATAGTAGCTTATTTAACAGTTATTAATAATCCTCAAGATACGATAAATTTAAATAGAATAATAAATGTTCCTAAAAGAAAAATAGGAGATAAAAGCATTGAAAAAATAAGAGATTATTCAAATGAGATGGAAATATCTATGTTTGAGGCCTTAGGAAAAGGTACAGAGATACCTGGGTTAACATCTGGAGTAAAGATAGCATTAGATGAACTTTACACAATATTAAATGATTTAATAGATTTAAGTAGAGAGGGAAGTGTAAGTGAAGTATTTGATGAATTAATAAAAAGAATTGGATACTTTTCATATTTAAATGCATCTTATGGAGTAGAGGCTGAAGGAAGAATTGAAAACGTAGAGGAATTAAAAAACTCAATAGTAGAGTTAGAAAAAACAGTAGATTTTTTAACTTTAAGAGAGTATTTAGAAAATATATCTTTAGTAAGTGCAACAGATGAGTTAGAGGGAGAGGCTGATTATATTAAACTAATGACTATCCATAATTCAAAAGGATTAGAATTCCCAGTAGTATTTTTAACAGGAGTTGAGGATGATATTTTTCCAGGATCTAAAAAAGTTTTATTTAATCCAGAAGAATTAGAAGAGGAAAGAAGATTATGCTATGTTGCAATAACAAGAGCAGAGGAAAAATTATATATATCTCATGCAAAAAGTAGATTTGTATATGGTGAGTTTTTAACAAAAATAAAATCAAGATTTATAGAAGAGTTGCCAGAAGAAGTTTTAGAAAGAGTTGAAAAACCTAGTGAAACGTTACCAAAATCACGAATTTCGTCAGAAACTAAAAAAATAACAGGATTTAAAAATATAATAGATGCAGAGGATTTGAAAAAGATGAAAAATATTTCGAATTCACCGTTTGCTATGGGAGAAAAAGTAATTCATACAAAGTTTGGATTAGGAAAAGTAATTGAAATTTCAGAGAAAAAAATTGGAGTTCAATTTGTGGATGGGAAAAAGGATATTGCTATAGTTTTAGCTACAAAGTTTTTAACTAAAGCATAA
- the pssA gene encoding CDP-diacylglycerol--serine O-phosphatidyltransferase, translating into MVERKYIAPNAITAANMFLGYLSITASIAGDFSKAIWFIILAMVCDGLDGKTARKLDAFSEFGKEFDSFCDAISFGLAPGILVYSVLKSSDGMKSFVIPISFIYALCGVMRLVKFNIVTTASSEKDDFSGMPIPSGASVVCSYLLFVEVVKTNFGMNLFSIEVFVGLTLLAAILMVSTIPFKTPDKVFGFVPKKMTIPFIVLILATLKYSMFIVTCYYILVNLTKFFTERSKEEVE; encoded by the coding sequence ATGGTAGAAAGAAAGTATATTGCACCTAATGCAATTACAGCAGCGAATATGTTTTTAGGATATCTAAGTATCACAGCTTCCATTGCGGGGGATTTCTCAAAAGCTATTTGGTTTATAATATTAGCTATGGTATGTGATGGTTTAGATGGAAAAACAGCAAGAAAACTTGATGCATTTAGTGAATTTGGAAAGGAGTTTGATTCTTTCTGTGATGCAATATCTTTTGGATTAGCACCAGGAATATTGGTTTATTCGGTTTTAAAAAGTTCTGACGGGATGAAATCTTTTGTGATTCCAATTTCATTTATATATGCATTATGTGGAGTTATGAGATTAGTTAAATTTAATATAGTAACGACAGCGTCAAGTGAAAAAGATGACTTTAGTGGAATGCCAATACCATCAGGAGCATCGGTTGTATGTTCTTACCTTCTGTTTGTAGAAGTAGTAAAAACAAACTTTGGAATGAACTTATTTTCAATAGAGGTATTTGTAGGATTAACATTATTAGCTGCTATTTTAATGGTTAGTACGATACCGTTTAAAACCCCAGATAAAGTATTTGGATTTGTTCCTAAAAAAATGACAATACCATTTATCGTATTGATTTTAGCAACATTAAAGTATAGTATGTTTATTGTGACATGTTACTACATACTAGTTAATTTAACAAAATTTTTTACAGAAAGATCAAAAGAAGAAGTTGAATAA
- a CDS encoding YlmH/Sll1252 family protein: MNKNYFFNLFPKEDEYLIASIWEDILLCLDIDYPVYGTVFLPPHIWIKISEFLKTTNLNILTFGLTEISEKKLIVFVPKNFDLNNVEPIVTHFKIDCSNKFKTLHHKDFLGTIMSLGLKRETLGDILVKDNIGYCVSTKEIFKIIETNLKQINSIPSKISKVSSNDIPNIQFKEFTDTVSSFRLDSIVASIANISRSISIDLIDSGEVFINYNVEKSKNKQVEIGSIITIRKKGKFILDKNLGENKKGKFKILIKQYT; this comes from the coding sequence ATGAATAAAAACTATTTTTTTAATCTTTTTCCAAAAGAGGATGAATATCTAATCGCATCTATTTGGGAAGATATTTTACTATGCTTAGATATTGATTATCCTGTATATGGAACGGTATTTTTACCACCTCATATTTGGATAAAAATTTCTGAGTTTTTAAAAACAACAAATTTAAATATTTTAACTTTTGGTTTAACAGAAATTAGTGAAAAAAAACTAATTGTTTTTGTTCCTAAAAATTTCGATCTTAACAATGTAGAACCTATTGTAACGCACTTTAAAATTGATTGTTCTAATAAGTTTAAAACCTTACATCATAAAGATTTTTTAGGAACTATTATGAGTTTAGGATTAAAACGAGAAACTTTAGGAGATATTTTAGTAAAGGATAATATCGGTTACTGTGTTTCAACAAAAGAAATTTTTAAAATTATCGAAACCAACCTTAAACAAATAAATAGTATTCCAAGTAAAATAAGTAAGGTTTCTTCTAACGATATTCCTAACATTCAATTTAAAGAATTTACAGATACAGTCTCATCTTTTAGATTAGATTCTATAGTAGCTTCTATTGCTAATATTTCTAGAAGTATTAGCATTGATTTAATTGACTCTGGAGAAGTTTTTATTAACTATAATGTTGAAAAAAGCAAAAACAAACAAGTAGAAATAGGATCTATTATTACAATTAGAAAAAAAGGTAAATTTATTTTAGACAAAAACCTGGGGGAAAATAAAAAGGGAAAGTTTAAAATTCTTATAAAACAATATACTTAG
- a CDS encoding molybdopterin-binding protein, with translation MKTVKTVDATGMILCHDITKIVPGEFKGVAFKKGHIIKKEDIPELLKLGKDNLYVWEHKEGTLHENDAAIRIKDHIAGSGLDFSTIKEGKIDFIANMDGLLKIDITELFKINSLREIIVSTLHNNTPIKKGTKVAGTRVIPLVIDENKIIQMEEIAKKEIIKILPIKPKKIAIITTGNEVFYGRIQDKFGPILTKKVEEYGCEVIYHAFSSDDKEMIKEKIQEALNSDAELILCTGGMSVDPDDRTPLAIREMGGELITYGSPVLPGAMLLLAYHGKKAILGLPGCVMHSKRTAFDLVLPRILADERVNFDDIASYGHGGLCLDCPVCTFPHCSFGK, from the coding sequence ATGAAAACGGTTAAAACTGTTGACGCAACTGGAATGATTTTATGCCATGATATAACTAAAATTGTTCCTGGAGAATTTAAAGGTGTTGCCTTTAAAAAAGGACACATTATAAAAAAGGAGGACATTCCTGAACTTTTAAAACTTGGAAAAGATAATCTTTATGTATGGGAGCATAAAGAGGGAACACTTCACGAAAATGATGCTGCTATTAGAATAAAAGATCATATTGCTGGCAGCGGACTAGATTTCTCTACTATTAAAGAGGGAAAAATAGACTTTATTGCCAACATGGACGGGCTTTTAAAAATCGATATAACTGAACTCTTCAAAATAAACAGCTTAAGAGAGATTATTGTTTCGACTCTTCATAATAATACACCTATAAAAAAGGGAACTAAGGTTGCAGGCACTAGAGTTATACCTTTAGTTATTGATGAAAATAAAATAATTCAAATGGAAGAGATTGCAAAAAAAGAAATTATTAAAATTTTACCTATAAAACCAAAAAAAATAGCTATTATTACTACTGGAAACGAAGTTTTTTATGGAAGAATTCAGGATAAATTTGGTCCTATTTTAACTAAAAAAGTTGAAGAATACGGCTGCGAAGTTATTTATCATGCTTTTTCATCAGATGATAAAGAGATGATAAAAGAAAAAATACAAGAAGCTTTAAATAGCGATGCTGAATTAATTCTTTGTACTGGCGGTATGTCAGTGGATCCTGATGATAGAACGCCTCTTGCTATTAGAGAAATGGGCGGTGAACTAATAACTTATGGTTCTCCTGTCCTACCTGGTGCTATGCTCCTATTAGCATATCATGGTAAAAAGGCTATTTTAGGGCTACCTGGTTGCGTTATGCATTCCAAAAGAACAGCATTTGATTTAGTTCTCCCTAGAATTTTAGCCGACGAAAGAGTTAACTTTGATGATATTGCTTCGTATGGTCATGGAGGATTATGCTTAGATTGTCCTGTATGTACTTTTCCTCATTGTTCATTTGGAAAATAA